In Gracilibacillus salitolerans, the sequence AGTCGGAGAAATTGCGGAGTCGATCGTTGAAATTGATGAAGCAATGAAATGGGGCTTTAATTGGGAGCTTGGTCCATTTGAAACGTGGGATGCGATTGGATTGGAAACATCAGTAAAGCGGATGGAAGCAGAAGGATCGAGCGTTCCTCAATGGGTGAAAGATTGGATTGAAGCCGGGAACAAATCTTTTTACAAGAAGCAAGAAGGTACGACGTTTTTCGTTTCAGACGGTGCCTACAAACAACTAGAGCCAAAGCCTGAAGTGATTTCACTACGTACGCTTAAAGAGCAAAAGAAGGTTGTAAAAGCTAACAGCGGAGCCAGCCTGATTGATCTTGGTGATGGAATCGCATGTCTTGAATTTCATTCCCCTAACAATGCGATCGGTGCGGATATTTTAATGATGATTGAGCAAAGCATGGAAGAAGTCCGTAGCAATTACGATGGGCTTGTCATCGCCAATCAAGGACGGAATTTCTGTGTCGGTGCCAACTTAATGATGCTCTTAATGGAAGCGCAGGATGAAGAGTGGGATGAAGTAGAGCATATTATCCGCATGTTCCAGAATACAATGTATCACTTAAAGCAGTTTGAAAAGCCTGTCATTGCAGCTCCGCATCGGATGACTTTAGGTGGTGGTGTTGAGGTTTGTCTGCCGGCCGATCAGGTTGTCGCCTCAGCAGAAACATACTACGGATTGGTCGAAGTTGGTGTTGGGTTAATTCCAGCAGGCGGAGGGTGTAAGGAACTCATCTGTCGTCTTAGCAACTCCGTTACGAATCCGGAGGCTGATATACAACCATATGTCAACAAAATTTTTGAAACGATCGGCATGGCAAAGGTATCGACAAGTGCTCTAGATGCGAAAAAACTTGGCTATTTGCTTAATAAGGATACCGTTGTTGTCCATCAGGATCACCTTATTTATGAAGCAAAGCAAGCTGCACTGCGGTTGGTTCAGCAGGAGTATGCGCCAAAGCCAAAGGAGGACATTCGCGTCGTCGGAAGCGAAGGGAAGGCGCTGTTGAAGCTAGGTGCTTATCAAATGAAGTTGGCGGGTTATATCAGTGATCATGACCAATTAATTGCCAATAAACTGGCTCACGTATTAGCTGGTGGAGATGTTCCTGCGGGGACACGAGTGAGTGAACAATACATGCTCGATCTCGAACGGGAAGCCTTCTTAAGTTTGTGCGGTGAGCCGAAAACTCAACAACGCATGCAGTACATGTTAAGCAAAGGGAAACCATTACGTAACTAAATTAGAAATGAGGTGAACTTTGTGAGAGAAGCAGTGATTGTATCGATTGCACGCACACCGGTGGGAAAGGCAAAGAAAGGCGGATTTGCACAAACACGCATAGAGGACCTAGGAAGTACGGTTTTAAATGCAGTCATGGAGCGGGCTCACGGATTAAAGAAAGAGGATGTGGAGGATATCATTATAGGCTGTGCCATGCCTGAAGGGGAGCAGGGTTTAAATGTTGCAAGAATTATCTCCCTTTATGCTGGTTTTCCGGCTGCCACTCCAGCTATTACGATTAATCGTTTTTGCTCATCCGGCTTGCAGTCGATTGCGTTTGCCGCAGAGCGTGTCATGCTTGGTCATGCAGATGTTGTCATCGGCGGAGGAGTAGAAAGTATGAGTCATGTCCCGATGTCGGGGTTTAAGATGTCACCGCATCCGCAAATCGTCGAGGAAATGCCGGAAATCTATATGGGGATGGGTTTTACGGCTGAGGAAGTGGCAGAACGATTTGATGTTTCACGAGAGGATCAAGATCGCTTTGCCGCAGCGAGCCACCAGAAAGCAGCAGCAGCAGTCCGGGCAGGGAAGTTTAAGGAAGAAATTGTCCCAGTGCAAACAGTACTTAAAGGAGTAGATGAGAACGGCAATCGCTGGGAAGAACCAAGCGTTGTCGACACGGACGAAGGGGTTCGTCCGGATACAAGTGTTGACGTACTGTCAGGTCTAAAGCCAGCATTCAAGCAGGGAGGGACCGTAACTGCCGGAAACTCATCGCAAATGAGCGATGGTGCAGCAGCGTGCGTTGTGATGAGTAAAGAGAAGGCGGAAGCACTTGGCCTAAAACCATTAGCTACTTTTAAATCCTTTGCAGTTGCTGGCGTTGAGCCTGAAATTATGGGTATTGGTCCGATCAAGGCGATTCCAAAAGCTCTCGACATGGCAGAGGTTAGTCAGGATGACATCAAGCTTTTTGAAATAAATGAAGCATTTGCAGCACAATGCCTGCCAGTCATTCGCGAACTGAATATCGATGAGGAGAAAGTAAACGTGAATGGAGGAGCGATTGCACTGGGCCACCCTCTTGGATGTACAGGAGCCAAGTTAACCTCAACATTACTTTATGAGCTGATACGCCGAGGCGGCGGGTACGGAGTCGTTTCCATGTGTATCGGCGGTGGCATGGGTGCAGCTAGCGTGTTTGAAGTACATCCGGGATAAAATGATGCGTGAAACTCGCTGAATCGCCATGCTGCATACGTAACCAGCACCACGATAGAAAGGGGAACGCAATGATGGATGAAAAAATAGTTGGTGGAAGCTTTATTATTGACGATGTCGATTATGACTCGGTTGTTACACCTGATGATTTTACACAAGAGCAGCGAATGATTGCCGAAACAACAAAGGATTTTATTGAAGGAGAGATTCTGCCACAGGATGAAGCGATTGAAAGCTTAAATTATGATCTTACGGTAAAGCTCTTGCAAAAGGCTGGAGAATTGGGTCTTCTTAGTGCAGATGTGCCAGAGCAATATGAAGGTCTTGGACTAGATAAAGTAAGCTCGACTTTAATCAGTGAACGCTTCTCTAAGGCATCGTCTTTTGGTCTATCCGTTGGTGCACATGTCGGTATTGGTACCTTGCCGATCGTTTACTTTGGAACAGAAGAGCAAAAGAAAAAATACCTGCCTCCATTAGCTAGTGGTCGGAAAATTGCTGCCTATTGCCTGACAGAACCATCTTCTGGTTCAGATGCGCTTGGTGCGAAAACAACCGCCACGTTATCTGAGGATGGTACGCACTATATTTTAAATGGAACGAAGCAGTTTATTACGAATGCAGCCTTTGCTGATATTTTCATTGTTTATGCGAAAGTAAATGGAACGGATTTTAGTACATTTATTATTGAGAGAACGATGGAAGGAGTCAGTATTGGACCAGAAGAAAAGAAAATGGGTATCAAAGGCTCCTCAACGTGTCCACTTATTTTGGAAGATGTGAAGGTTCCTGCAGAGAATCTGTTGTGGGAGGTTGGAAAAGGTCATCTTATTGCCTTTAACATTTTGAACATCGGAAGATTTAAGCTTGCAGCTGGTTGTCTCGGTGCATCAAAGGATACGATTGAACTGGCTTCGGCCTATGCGAATGAAAGAGTTCAATTTAAGCAGCCCATCTCATCCTTTGCTCTCATTCGAAAAAAATTAGCAGAAATGAATATTAGAGCGTATGTTCTTGACAGTATGGTCTATCGGACAGCTGGATTAATAGATTCGAGTATGAAAGATATTGATCTCAACAGTTCTGATGCAGGGGTGGCGTCGGCCAAAGCGATTGCTGAGTATGCATTAGAATGCTCGATCAATAAAGTATTTGGCTCTGAGACGTTAGATTTTCTTGCAGATGAGGGAGTTCAAATTCATGGTGGCTATGGGTTTATAAATGAATACAAAATTGAGCGCCTCTATCGTGACTCGAGAATCAATCGAATTTTTGAAGGAACGAATGAAATCAACCGTTTGCTCATACCAGGCACGCTTATTAAGCGAGCAATGAAGGGCGATCTCCCTCTGATGCAGAAAGCACAAAAGTTGCAAGAAGAGCTGTTTACATTTATTCCACAACGGACGTTTGAAGGTCTCTTGGAGCAAGAACAGTACATGATTAAAATGACGAAGAAAATGTTCCTCATGATTGGAGGAATAGCCGTACAAAAATACCAGCAAGAGCTTGAAACAGAACAAGAAATCCTAAGCAACTTAGCTGACATCATGATCCAAGTGTATGCAGCTGAAAGTGCGTTTCTTAGAACGAAGAAGCTGATCGCTAAGCAAGGCGAAGAAAAAGCGGCTAATGCGATCGCGATGACGCAAGTATTTGTTCACGAGTCCTTTGAAACAATCGAATCTCTCGCGAAGGATTCATTAGCTGCGATGGAGTCCGGTGATATGCTCAAGGCTCAGCTATCCGTATTAAAAAAGCTGGCTCGCCGAACGCCAGTCAATACGGTTGTACTGAAAAGACAAATTGCAGAGCGTGTCATTTCAGCTGAGAAATATGTCGTTTAACAACTGAATGCCACAGCCAAAAAGGAGAGTTGGATATGTCTGAGAAAGTATGGTTAGAGTATTACCCCGAAGAAGTCGCACCGTCATACGAATATCCAAAGCAAAATTTGGCTCAATTCATGATAGACACAGCAAAAAAACACCCTCAACATACAGCGCTGTTTTTCTTTGGGAAAAAGATCACATATGAGCAGTTATTAAAGGAAACATACCGGCTTGCCAATGTCTTAAAAGGGTTAGGGATTAAGAAGGGCGATCGGGTAGCAATTATGCTCCCGAATTGTCCTCAATCAGTCATCTCTTACTACGGAGCATTAATGATTGGTGCGATTGTCGTTCAAACAAATCCGCTTTATGTGGAAAGGGAGTTGGAGCATCAGCTGAATGATTCTGGAGCGAGTGTCCTTATCGCCTTGGATCATTTATTTAAGCGTGTCAAAAACGTATTGCCGAAAATAGAAGTAAGACATACGATTTTCACCTCAATGAAGGACTACTTGCCATTTCCGAAAAATATACTGTATCCGATAAAGGCCAAAAAAGATGGTTTATCAATGGAGGTCATCTACGATCAGCATACGCATTCGTTTAAGAAACTTCTATCTATAGAATCAGCTAAGCCGATTAACGTCAAAATGGATGCGGAAGAAGATTTGGCTCTGCTTCAGTACACAGGTGGTACAACTGGCGTTTCCAAAGGTGTCATGCTTACCCACTATAATCTTGTCGCCAATACTTTGCAGACGAGAGCTTGGGTATATCGAAGTGAGGAGACGAAAGAACGATACTTGGCGACGCTCCCATTTTTTCATGTGTTTGGAATGACCACGCTCATGAACCTTTCCATGCAATTAGGAGGTACGCTCCTTCTTCTCCCTAAGTTTGATGTAGACATGACGTTGAAGCTAATTGACAAAATGAAGCCGACTACATTTCCTGGAGCGCCAACGATGTATATGGCAATAATCAATCATGCAAAAATAAAAAACTATGATTTATCGTCCATTAATATATGTATTAGTGGTGCGGCCCCGCTACCCGGCGAAGTCCAGGAAACGTTCGAGAAGATAACCGGGGGTAAGCTGATTGAAGGCTATGGTTTAACCGAAGCTTCTCCTGTAACCCATGCGAATAATATATGGGAAAAACGAAAACTCGGCTCGATTGGAATTCCTTTTCCAGATACTCTCGCAAAAGTTGTCGATCCGGATACTGGTGAAGAACTTGAAAACGGTGAAGTGGGTGAGCTGATCATTCAAGGACCACAAGTTATGAAAGGCTACTGGAAACGACCGGAGGAAACGAGTAACGCCTTAAAGGACGGATGGCTTTATACAGGTGATATGGCGAAAATAGATGATGACGGCTTCTTTTACATCATCGATCGTAAAAAAGACCTCATCATTGCCGGCGGATTTAATATTTACCCTCGAGAAATTGAGGAAGTCTTGTTTGAACATCCAGCAATAATGGATGCAGCTGCCGTGGGAGTTTCTGATGAATACCGAGGTGAAACGGTGAAGGCGTACATTGTTTTAAAAGAAGGTGCTTCAACAGACGAAAAGGATCTTGAGGAGTTTTGTCGAGAAAGGCTTGCCGCATACAAAATACCGCGAATATACGAATTCCGTGAAAGCCTCCCCAAATCATTAATAGGAAAAACCTTGCGCCGATTGCTAGTTGAAGAAGAGAAAGAAAAATAAAGTCTAATTAGGAATATGCTGTTTCTTAAATACTTAAACAGCATACAAGTCCTAAAAAGGTGTAAGCGGATACAATAAAGGGTGTGACATTTTATAGTAGTTATTTGAAAGAGGGCAGGCACCAATTTTTGGGTGCCTTTCGTAACAAAAAAACAAATAAGAACCAAAACTAGAAAGCAAACAAGTCAAAATGGTACTTAAAACCAATTTAAGTACCAAAAATGAAACTCTAGATCATAAATTTGGTAGTTAGAAAGGAAATAAAAAGAGTTGTCTATAAAAAGTATATGGAAATAAAGTATCAGGTAGTGTTCCCAACATGCCTGATTTTTTGTTTATCGTTCATATAGAACTAAGAGTACCTGTACATAGAACATAATTAGTGAAATATTTTAAATAAAGTAATACACTATTTAAGTGGTAATAGAATAAAAGTTTAATAGGTTCCTATCAAAATCCAATGCAGAAGGAGATAGAAAATTGAATACACTAACAAAGACTAAACGATTACAATTAGCTATTCTATTAGGATCACTATCCATACTTGGTCCTTTCACAATAGATATGTATTTGCCTTCATTTCCAACTATTGTAGCAGAATTTCAAACAAATGCTTCATTAGTACAAATTAGCTTAACAACTTGCTTATTAGGGCTAGGTATGGGGCAGTTAATCATTGGGCCGATGAGTGATGTGCAAGGTCGTCGTAAACCATTACTTATTTTTCTCGGCTTATATTTAATATCTTCATTAGCATGTGCTGTGGCACCTAATATTTATGTTTTGATTGTTTCTCGTTTCATACAGGGCTTTGCAGCTGCAGGTGGACTCGTCATTTCAAGAGCTATAGTTAGAGATCTCTATAGTGGAAGAGAATTAACGAAATTCTTTGCTACGTTGATGTTGGTCGGAAATCTTGGTCCAATTATTGCACCGGTAATGGGTGGAGCTATTCTCTCCTTCGCAAATTGGAATGTGGTTTTCGTTGTCTTAGCGGGTGTTAGTTTAGTTTTAACTTTAACAGTTTCATTAAAACTTGAGGAAACATTACCAACAGAAAAGCGAATACCAAGCAATTTTAAGCAAGTTGTCGGTAATTTTGGCTCCTTATTAAAGGACAGGGAATTTACTGGTTATGCTTTTGCACAAGGTTTTACTATTGCAGGAATCTTTGCTTATGTATCCGGTATCCCTTTTGTTTATCAAAATATCTATGGCGTTTCGCCTCAAGTATTTAGTTTATTATTTGGTGTGAATGGTTTTGGATTAATTATTGGTACCCAAATTGTTGGTCGAGTATCGATTGTTTCGGAGAAAACTTTTTTGAAGATAGGTTTAGCTATTTCTAATTCGGCTGCTATTTTATTGCTTATAGCTCTTCTGTTAAAAGCACCATTAGTAGCTGTTGCTGTTCCTATTTTCTTTCTCGTAACTTCCATCAGTATTATTGCAACATCTTCTTTTTCTTTGGCTATCGAAACAAAGGGGCATATTGCAGGAAGTGCATCTGCATTACTAGGAGTATTACCATTTTTACTCGGTTCTTTAGCCGCTCCCCTTGCAGGAATAGGAGGGGAACATACAGCCATTCCAATGGGGATTGTTATCTTTTTTGGTAGCTTTTTAGCTTTTTTATCCTATTTTGTATTAGCTCGAAAAGCTCCAATTAAAGTAGACGATGCAAAACGAGTTGTGAATAATAATTAGAGTGTATGAAATAGACACACACCTTTTTAATCGAAACATTATTCGAATAGAGAGGTGTTGTTTTGTCTTTTGTTCAGGGTTTTATGGAAAATTATTTAAAAGTAAGTACCAAAATGGAGTCTGAGCTCATAAATTTGGTAATTAAAAAATGAATAAGTACCAAAATTTAAATTTAACAAGCTGAATTGTAACTAGTTGTATCGAGCTCGATACGTTAGAGATAAAGCCCTTCTTGATTGTTTACCGGTCTTTCCAGCGATGCATGGACACCCGGAAACAGTTTTACATCATTCTACTACCGCGTGCACCCAGTAAAAAACTTTTTAGTGAAGGATCGCTTGTTATAATATTGTGTAGTAAGTCACTCATCGGTCTAGAATTGTCTATTTTGTCTTTTAAGAGTTTTTCTCCTGTGATCTTTTTGGAGTTGCTTTATGTTGTGTCTTGTTTAAAGAGATCTTCGAGTGATACACACTCTGTATCCTTTGATTATAATTTTAATATGGAAATAAGTGGAAAATAAAAAAGAGACGACCAACTATTATTAAACGCAGGGAACGTTATTAGAGATTCATTAAAAATGAAAAATTTGAATATTATAAAAAAATTTGAAGTTTATATTTTATGTTTTATAATTAAAACAGACAAACCGAACTTTGAAGATCCATTAAATGAAAACGCTTTAAATAAGGGGGGATTATCGTTATTAATTTATAGATTGTTAGATAAATTCATTGCAAAGGAAGTGGGAGCTTTAATTTTGTAATTTAAGGAACTTTGTTCAAATTCATCGAAAACAACATTGTCAAGTATGACCCAAAATTAAACGGGGAATGGGAGGAATGAACCAATAACTTTGGATGATATGATCCACTTAAATAATAAAGTGAGTATGAATAATTTTGTTTGTGAATTGAATGACAAATGATCTGGTGAACAAGTTTTAGAAAAGGTGGGTGAAATTCTTTTAAAAAGTGAAGTAGACAGCTCACTAAATAGAGGTGATACCATTGGCCCGTTTTCGACTAGGATATTTTCATAAGAGAACAAGTTTTAAAATGAAATTGATTATTAGTTTATCCGCTGTTATTTTAATTGTATTTTGTCTCTCTGGCTATATTTCTTACCGTATTTATCTTAATATTTTTGAAAAAGAAATAAGCCAACAGTTTTCTATGACAAATGAACAGGCACTAGCTAGGTTGGAGCTTCGAATCAAAAATATTTATAGAATATCAAACTACATCGGATCTAATTCTAATGTTGAAGAAATCCTCAAGAAATCATCCATTGAGTATCCAGGTAGCAATTTTGAAAAGTACCTGGATTGGAGGGAATTGGATGAACTATTAAGTCAAGTTAAATTTGATGTCCCTCAGCTTAGCGCATTATATTTATATGATTTAAAGGGTAACAGTTTTTACACTAAAGAAAGCGCTTTTATTGATGGTCTTAGCCATGAGGATTATCTAGAATTAACAAAAAGCTTGAAAGGAACAAACGGAGAGATTATATGGAAAAAAATGGATTTAACAAGTTCCGTTGAAAATAGTCGATTTAGGAATGTCATTGTGGCTTCTAGGTTGATGAAGACCTCGAAATTAGAAACTTATGGCTCCATGATTATGATCTTTGATGAAGCTGTATTCTCCAAATTGCTGAATTCAGTAACTGAAATGGAATCTGGACGATTTTATTTACTTGACCAGAGAAACCAATTACTTTACACGAATGAGTCCAACGTTGAACATGTTGATCCATCATTTTTACTTACGTTGGATAAAGCAGATATACATATGATGGAGGAGATTCCTTATTTATTTACCAAAAGTAAATCCGATGATACCTCCTTTTCACTAGTAAGTCGTATTTCTCTTCAAAATATTAAAGAGAAGAGCCAGATCATTTTTAAGATTTCTCTTTATTCAGGGATTTTCACCATTATTTTGGCAGTGATACTAATTACTATCACTAGTTTACAATTTTTACGACCTCTAAAATCACTTGTGCGGGGAATGCAGCAGCTTCGAAAAGGGAATTTTGACACTAGTATTGAAATTCAAACCAATGATGAAATGTCGTATATCGGACAGAGTTTTAATTCCATGGCTGACAATATTAATTCATTAATTAAAGAGGTTTATGAGAGACAACTAAATGAAAAAAAAGCAGAGTTGAAAGCTTTACAAGCGCAGTTAAATCCTCACTTTTTGTATAATACCCTGGATACGATTTATTGGAACGTATATTTGAAGGATGACATGGAGTCAGCAGAACTTGTTGTATCTTTATCAGAAATGCTTCGATATGTTTTGGAGCCTGTGAATGAACTGGTAACACTAGAAGATGAGATTCACAATATGAAAAATTACATTAATATCCAAGAACATCGTTTTAAGGAGGACTTGAATACAACCATATATATAGAGGACAGTGTGAAGTCCTGTCTATTAATTCGATTATTACTTCAACCTTTGGTGGAAAATATATTTGTGCATGCATTTCGTGATAAAGAAACAAATATGCTTATTGATATACATGCGTATCGTCAGTCAAATCAGTTAATTATCGAGATAACTGATAATGGTTGTGGAATGGATTCGGACATGAAGGAACGATTAATAGAAGGGAGCATGAATTCTAATAAAAATAACCATCGACAAAGAATCGGAGTAGAAAATGTTATTAGTCGTATGGATATGGTTTATGGTGAACCCTATGGGTTAGATATATCTAGCGAGTGTGGAATCGGAACAACGATGAAACTAATTTTACCTTATCAGATACCGACAAATGCTAGGAAGGAGGTCTTAAATGAAAGTGTGTGATGTCTTAATTGTGGATGATGAAATCAAGACTAGGCAAGGATTAACCAAATTAATAGAAATGAATGCACCGAACTGGAGTGTAGTTGAAACAGCCAGAAACGGATATGATGCTATTGAAAAAATGAAGGAGTTAAATCCTGAATTAGTACTGACAGATATTCGGATGCCAAATATGGACGGGATAGACCTAGCCAAAGAACTTTATCAGGAATTTCCGGATACAAAAGTCGTTATGTTGACAGGCTACAAAGATTTGAAATACGCGCAAGCAGCAATTAGGCACGGAGTGTTGGACTTCTTGTTAAAGCCTTGTCCAGAAAAAGAATTACTTAAAGTTCTTGATAAAACCTACCGAACTATAATGGAAGAAATGAAGGAACGAGAAGAACACTTAATGGAAAAACAATTAATTGATGAAAATACGATTCGTTCGCTGATGCTGCGATTGCCTTATGATCATACGAGATTAGAAAAAATAAAAAAGGATTACCTACAAAAAGAAGTTTTACTATTCAAAGTAACAACGTACTTCCCCAAGACAAAGTCCTATCGTTCTAAAGATCTGAGTTTATTGCAATTATCCGTATCGAGTGTTACAGAAGAACTGCTTGAAAAATTTGACCTGAGCGGCATATTGTTACCTGTATTACATGATATTTATGCTATTTTTATAGATTCACATACGCCCATTTCTAGTTTTGTACAGACCTTAAGTAAGACAATTAATGAAGTGCTCGGAATTACAGTTGAAACTCATCAATCAGGTCTTATTGAAGATTTAGTTCAGATACCAATTCATTTAGAAAATTTTATAGCTAAGCGAAATCACATGAACAGAGTCACTATTTCAAGTGAAGAAATGACGGATACCAATCTAAAGATTCACACTTTGAATCAAAATAAAATTAGAATTGTCCATGATGAAATTATGTCGAAAATGATGCTTGGTCAAGTCAACGAAGTGAAGAGCTATATAAATAACTACATTACAGATTTGAAAACCTTATCCATGGAAGATGCAAAAGTGGAAGTCTTAATCCTGGTTCTATCGTTTTATGAAATAATTCAAAAGGAATTAACAGAGAATAACCCAGAGGTAGGTGTAGGTATTCAAATCAGTCAGTTTCACTTATTGGACGAAATAGATGAAGTAGTAGACTGGGCCAGAAAACATGAAGAGCTATTTTATAAAGAACTAAATACTTGGTTTAAAAGTAAAAATGAAAATATTGTTGCAAAATCGATACGTTATATTGAAGACCATTATATGGAG encodes:
- a CDS encoding multidrug effflux MFS transporter, encoding MNTLTKTKRLQLAILLGSLSILGPFTIDMYLPSFPTIVAEFQTNASLVQISLTTCLLGLGMGQLIIGPMSDVQGRRKPLLIFLGLYLISSLACAVAPNIYVLIVSRFIQGFAAAGGLVISRAIVRDLYSGRELTKFFATLMLVGNLGPIIAPVMGGAILSFANWNVVFVVLAGVSLVLTLTVSLKLEETLPTEKRIPSNFKQVVGNFGSLLKDREFTGYAFAQGFTIAGIFAYVSGIPFVYQNIYGVSPQVFSLLFGVNGFGLIIGTQIVGRVSIVSEKTFLKIGLAISNSAAILLLIALLLKAPLVAVAVPIFFLVTSISIIATSSFSLAIETKGHIAGSASALLGVLPFLLGSLAAPLAGIGGEHTAIPMGIVIFFGSFLAFLSYFVLARKAPIKVDDAKRVVNNN
- a CDS encoding sensor histidine kinase — protein: MKLIISLSAVILIVFCLSGYISYRIYLNIFEKEISQQFSMTNEQALARLELRIKNIYRISNYIGSNSNVEEILKKSSIEYPGSNFEKYLDWRELDELLSQVKFDVPQLSALYLYDLKGNSFYTKESAFIDGLSHEDYLELTKSLKGTNGEIIWKKMDLTSSVENSRFRNVIVASRLMKTSKLETYGSMIMIFDEAVFSKLLNSVTEMESGRFYLLDQRNQLLYTNESNVEHVDPSFLLTLDKADIHMMEEIPYLFTKSKSDDTSFSLVSRISLQNIKEKSQIIFKISLYSGIFTIILAVILITITSLQFLRPLKSLVRGMQQLRKGNFDTSIEIQTNDEMSYIGQSFNSMADNINSLIKEVYERQLNEKKAELKALQAQLNPHFLYNTLDTIYWNVYLKDDMESAELVVSLSEMLRYVLEPVNELVTLEDEIHNMKNYINIQEHRFKEDLNTTIYIEDSVKSCLLIRLLLQPLVENIFVHAFRDKETNMLIDIHAYRQSNQLIIEITDNGCGMDSDMKERLIEGSMNSNKNNHRQRIGVENVISRMDMVYGEPYGLDISSECGIGTTMKLILPYQIPTNARKEVLNESV
- a CDS encoding acyl-CoA dehydrogenase family protein; translated protein: MDEKIVGGSFIIDDVDYDSVVTPDDFTQEQRMIAETTKDFIEGEILPQDEAIESLNYDLTVKLLQKAGELGLLSADVPEQYEGLGLDKVSSTLISERFSKASSFGLSVGAHVGIGTLPIVYFGTEEQKKKYLPPLASGRKIAAYCLTEPSSGSDALGAKTTATLSEDGTHYILNGTKQFITNAAFADIFIVYAKVNGTDFSTFIIERTMEGVSIGPEEKKMGIKGSSTCPLILEDVKVPAENLLWEVGKGHLIAFNILNIGRFKLAAGCLGASKDTIELASAYANERVQFKQPISSFALIRKKLAEMNIRAYVLDSMVYRTAGLIDSSMKDIDLNSSDAGVASAKAIAEYALECSINKVFGSETLDFLADEGVQIHGGYGFINEYKIERLYRDSRINRIFEGTNEINRLLIPGTLIKRAMKGDLPLMQKAQKLQEELFTFIPQRTFEGLLEQEQYMIKMTKKMFLMIGGIAVQKYQQELETEQEILSNLADIMIQVYAAESAFLRTKKLIAKQGEEKAANAIAMTQVFVHESFETIESLAKDSLAAMESGDMLKAQLSVLKKLARRTPVNTVVLKRQIAERVISAEKYVV
- a CDS encoding acetyl-CoA C-acyltransferase, with product MREAVIVSIARTPVGKAKKGGFAQTRIEDLGSTVLNAVMERAHGLKKEDVEDIIIGCAMPEGEQGLNVARIISLYAGFPAATPAITINRFCSSGLQSIAFAAERVMLGHADVVIGGGVESMSHVPMSGFKMSPHPQIVEEMPEIYMGMGFTAEEVAERFDVSREDQDRFAAASHQKAAAAVRAGKFKEEIVPVQTVLKGVDENGNRWEEPSVVDTDEGVRPDTSVDVLSGLKPAFKQGGTVTAGNSSQMSDGAAACVVMSKEKAEALGLKPLATFKSFAVAGVEPEIMGIGPIKAIPKALDMAEVSQDDIKLFEINEAFAAQCLPVIRELNIDEEKVNVNGGAIALGHPLGCTGAKLTSTLLYELIRRGGGYGVVSMCIGGGMGAASVFEVHPG
- a CDS encoding long-chain-fatty-acid--CoA ligase, with the translated sequence MSEKVWLEYYPEEVAPSYEYPKQNLAQFMIDTAKKHPQHTALFFFGKKITYEQLLKETYRLANVLKGLGIKKGDRVAIMLPNCPQSVISYYGALMIGAIVVQTNPLYVERELEHQLNDSGASVLIALDHLFKRVKNVLPKIEVRHTIFTSMKDYLPFPKNILYPIKAKKDGLSMEVIYDQHTHSFKKLLSIESAKPINVKMDAEEDLALLQYTGGTTGVSKGVMLTHYNLVANTLQTRAWVYRSEETKERYLATLPFFHVFGMTTLMNLSMQLGGTLLLLPKFDVDMTLKLIDKMKPTTFPGAPTMYMAIINHAKIKNYDLSSINICISGAAPLPGEVQETFEKITGGKLIEGYGLTEASPVTHANNIWEKRKLGSIGIPFPDTLAKVVDPDTGEELENGEVGELIIQGPQVMKGYWKRPEETSNALKDGWLYTGDMAKIDDDGFFYIIDRKKDLIIAGGFNIYPREIEEVLFEHPAIMDAAAVGVSDEYRGETVKAYIVLKEGASTDEKDLEEFCRERLAAYKIPRIYEFRESLPKSLIGKTLRRLLVEEEKEK
- a CDS encoding 3-hydroxyacyl-CoA dehydrogenase/enoyl-CoA hydratase family protein, which codes for MERHIRRAAVIGSGVMGASIAAHLANVGIPCLLLDIVPGQLTEDEKRKGLKLDSKEVRNRLAVNAIKRLKKTKPAPLYDEDLASFITPGNIEDDLGRIKEVDWVVEVIVEKLDIKKQLFKRVEKVWEKGTIVSSNTSGISINAMVDGLSEEFKKHFLGTHFFNPPRYMKLLEIIPGKQTLPEIVDVMNRFCEKKLGKGVVIAKDTPNFIANRIGAYSMHVTLNEMLDKGYTVEEIDACTGPAIGRPKSATFRTLDLVGLDTFVHIANNMYEKVTDEAEKQVFKVPEILRKLVEKGWIGEKAGQGFYKKVKNEKGKKIFSLNVQTMEYEPQMKAVGASLEAAKMAKGTKQKLKSLLSLQDRYSELAWNTLKKVLIYSAEKVGEIAESIVEIDEAMKWGFNWELGPFETWDAIGLETSVKRMEAEGSSVPQWVKDWIEAGNKSFYKKQEGTTFFVSDGAYKQLEPKPEVISLRTLKEQKKVVKANSGASLIDLGDGIACLEFHSPNNAIGADILMMIEQSMEEVRSNYDGLVIANQGRNFCVGANLMMLLMEAQDEEWDEVEHIIRMFQNTMYHLKQFEKPVIAAPHRMTLGGGVEVCLPADQVVASAETYYGLVEVGVGLIPAGGGCKELICRLSNSVTNPEADIQPYVNKIFETIGMAKVSTSALDAKKLGYLLNKDTVVVHQDHLIYEAKQAALRLVQQEYAPKPKEDIRVVGSEGKALLKLGAYQMKLAGYISDHDQLIANKLAHVLAGGDVPAGTRVSEQYMLDLEREAFLSLCGEPKTQQRMQYMLSKGKPLRN